One genomic segment of Hevea brasiliensis isolate MT/VB/25A 57/8 chromosome 3, ASM3005281v1, whole genome shotgun sequence includes these proteins:
- the LOC110633996 gene encoding uncharacterized protein LOC110633996: MRIRKRKVPFPLSSLSPVPLSDPHLSRSPSDQLQLLQSSPHQNFSPQDAKASFFVSQSSDQPNYPIGAHDCSDGSWKEEEKKVLMQEGEEKGGEGEKSNDTRGGVFLGAKTPTMAFQRSTSFHQDGRWCEGEKAFPFKKRRGSFERRSKEETLVEKDKKMKTKMNKKCMQRNGNEDGEEVGDKETKEGVHVDHRRSSSTKKRVRGGALMEGSRCSRVNGRGWRCCQQTLVGYSLCEHHLGKGRLRSMTSVRSRSMAKTATSKESSQPLSSPSLSLAVEETKGIPISFGDKVIGAVHGDEELIKKPLMMAKKKQKLGMVKARSISSLLGQANNAIELSENDE, from the exons ATGAGGATCAGGAAAAGAAAGGTTCCGTTTCCTCTCTCGTCTCTTTCTCCCGTCCCTCTTTCAGATCCCCACTTGAGCCGTTCTCCTTCAGACCAACTTCAACTACTGCAAAGCAGCCCACATCAGAATTTCTCCCCACAAGATGCTAAAGCTTCCTTCTTTGTTTCCCAGTCGTCTGATCAACCCAATTACCCGATCGGAGCCCATGATTGTTCTGATGGTTCttggaaggaagaagaaaagaag GTTTTGATGCAAGAGGGAGAGGAGAAAGGGGGAGAAGGAGAGAAGAGTAATGATACGAG GGGAGGAGTTTTCCTGGGTGCAAAAACACCAACTATGGCTTTTCAACGATCAACTTCTTTCCACCAAG ATGGGAGATGGTGTGAGGGTGAGAAAGCATTTCCATTCAAAAAGAGAAGAGGGAGCTTCGAAAGGAGATCAAAGGAAGAAACCTTGGTGGAGAAAGATAAGAAAATGAAGACCAAGATGAACAAGAAATGCATGCAAAGAAATGGCAATGAAGACGGAGAAGAAGTTGGAGATAAGGAAACCAAAGAAGGGGTACATGTTGATCATAGACGTAGTTCCAGTACGAAAAAGAGGGTTCGAGGTGGTGCACTTATGGAGGGATCGAGGTGCAGTAGAGTCAATGGGAGAGGATGGAGGTGTTGCCAACAAACACTTGTGGGATACTCTCTTTGTGAACATCACTTGGGCAAAGGAAGGCTGAGAAGCATGACCAGCGTTAGAAGCAGATCCATGGCTAAAACTGCGACAAGTAAGGAGTCGTCCCAGCCATTATCGAGCCCTTCATTGTCACTAGCAGTAGAAGAAACAAAAGGGATCCCCATATCTTTTGGCGATAAAGTAATTGGGGCTGTACATGGAGATGAAGAACTGATCAAGAAGCCATTGATGATGGCCAAGAAAAAACAGAAGCTTGGTATGGTGAAAGCTCGATCAATAAGCAGCTTGCTGGGCCAAGCAAATAATGCAATTGAATTGTCAGAGAATGACGAGTAG